The window tctgctggaggtttcttcctattaaaagggagtttttccttcccactgtcactcatatgattgttggagtttctcTGTATGATTGTCGGGTCGTTACCTTAGCAGATGAAGCACGCTGAGGCgactgatgttgtgatttggcgctgaatgaataaaactgaattgaggTCAAAGGATATTTTCATGGTTTAGGGTCAAATGATCAACCTCGAGATATAAAGTAATATTCTAATTAATAATCCCATCTTCACTGGGTCAACAGCTCCTGTCATCCATCTGTCTATAGACGTTTGTATAGGATCAATCTGTGGCACAGTGAGAGTTTGACTAACAGGAAGTCTCGTGTAAATGTGCTGACTGGGACTAAAATAAGTGTAAAGTTCAAACGTCTTCAAGTATTTCAGAGTTGTTTAACCATCCTGAGAGAaaaccacacacaaatcttCTCTTATTGAGTTCTTTATTGTTCTTCGTTATTTCAGTGGtttacatgtcacacacacacacacacacacacacacacacacacaggacggCTGAGGGAAACGCAGACGCAGCAGGTCAGAGCGACGTCTGCCTCGAGTGTTGGTGGAGAGATGAGAACAGCTTCACAGTAGTGTTTATGCACAAAGAgaagagcagcagctgcagatggTTCATGAAACATAAATAACATGGTGTAATAAATAGAGTATGTACAGAGCGTGTCACACGCTGCTGCGCAGCACTGAGTCCACGTGTGAAACAAAGGCCCAGAGTCCAGCACCGAGCCTCTGCGTGGCTCTATGTTTGGGGCCTGATGTGCTCTGGATTGATGTAGACGTAAGGGGACCAGGAGTCCATCCACCTGCCGGGGTCCTCCTCCTCCAGGCTGTGCTCcgcctcctcttcctcgctGTAGCATTCCAGCTCGTCTTCGTCCGACTTCCCGCCGCTGTCCCACCTCTGACGGGTCAGCTCAGGGACCTCGACCCCCAGACTCAAGTAACACGTTTTACAGACTCTCAGCTGCTTAGTGGAGTCGATGTGTGCGATGACCGCTCGCTTCCTGGAGCACGGGCCACACACCAGGAAGCCGCATTTTCTGCAGTGGTGTCGGCGGTGGGTCCTGGTGAACTTGCTGGAGCAGCGCATGCAGACGGCGGAGGCCTGGTCTGGGATCCAGGTATTGGCAAAGTCCAACCTCCGGTCACTGCCCTGCGTCACTCTGCCCTTGCACTCCTCGATGTGCTCGATCCAGGCTCGCTTCTCCTCGTAGGAGGCGGCGGAAACATAGAAAGACTTCCTGGGCGTGCGGATCAGCCACTGGTTCTTCATCCTGACGCCGTCCTCCAGGTCCTCCAGCAGGATGTcctctgaagaagaagaagaagaagaacggTACGTTAGTGCGGGAAACAAAGGTGTGCACGCTTT is drawn from Oreochromis aureus strain Israel breed Guangdong linkage group 1, ZZ_aureus, whole genome shotgun sequence and contains these coding sequences:
- the plekhf1 gene encoding pleckstrin homology domain-containing family F member 1; amino-acid sequence: MDQLFDQENWDRVQAVANSFGPAGKFLLQSGRVLVGEGKLVKQSRKKRQAKAFFLFNDVLVYGSIVLNGRWHKKLKVIPLEDILLEDLEDGVRMKNQWLIRTPRKSFYVSAASYEEKRAWIEHIEECKGRVTQGSDRRLDFANTWIPDQASAVCMRCSSKFTRTHRRHHCRKCGFLVCGPCSRKRAVIAHIDSTKQLRVCKTCYLSLGVEVPELTRQRWDSGGKSDEDELECYSEEEEAEHSLEEEDPGRWMDSWSPYVYINPEHIRPQT